One window from the genome of Sphaerotilus microaerophilus encodes:
- a CDS encoding clostripain-related cysteine peptidase has translation MSATTTTATITNTTTAQLPGLQGARPGDPATRGVVLAVYAPFGSDAVLSTYPDGESTTLAQHPLLRHLAEVAAAGTHVVALLDRLDDDTQLIEIDAYAPARVRITARWKQDMADVHTLAGFLRHAHRAHPEAAIVLALEGHGAGFLPEIDRRQLSAANLTRGGQIEWRLTGEGGAPTLPQGSPILPQGSPILPQGSPILPQGSPILPANHMPLSTWALGEGLRRAQAAGVPRLAAIHFNNCFNMAVELLHTVAPYAQVATGYPNYNFFTAGAAYPAVFRQWQQAGSASALQVGHWLADGNRAVLAAKGNHPTAGCVIELTRLHEITERLDDLADALLAALRTPGGMLSRQAVVQHIRRAIVQAQQYDTEAGPALDTPDELTDLYSLARTLMDQDFGPYRVHEAAARLRHALQGIKRYGDSDTPWLAPGVHWDFSEKTLAMNIFLPDPLLQGHWDWRSPFYLDVNPDPTLPRVQPHIIDFVKTTDWVDFLIEYHKGTQFKSLRAAAIPEFPVFNERYQPPEPPRPTQGGDDGGCDHGKPPSSRR, from the coding sequence ATGAGCGCGACGACAACCACGGCGACGATCACGAACACGACCACGGCGCAGCTGCCCGGCTTGCAGGGTGCACGCCCGGGCGATCCCGCCACCCGCGGGGTGGTGTTGGCGGTGTACGCACCGTTTGGCAGCGACGCGGTGCTCAGCACCTACCCGGACGGCGAATCGACCACGCTGGCGCAGCACCCGCTGCTGCGCCACCTGGCGGAAGTGGCGGCGGCCGGCACCCACGTGGTGGCGCTGCTGGACCGGTTGGACGACGACACCCAGCTCATCGAGATCGATGCCTACGCCCCGGCCAGGGTGCGCATCACCGCGCGCTGGAAGCAGGACATGGCCGATGTCCACACCCTGGCCGGCTTCCTGCGCCATGCCCACCGCGCCCACCCGGAGGCGGCCATCGTGCTGGCGCTGGAAGGCCACGGGGCCGGCTTCCTGCCGGAGATCGACCGCCGCCAGCTCAGCGCCGCCAACCTGACACGCGGCGGGCAGATCGAGTGGCGCCTGACGGGCGAGGGCGGCGCCCCCACGCTGCCGCAGGGCTCACCGATCCTGCCGCAGGGCTCGCCCATCCTGCCCCAGGGGTCACCGATCCTGCCGCAGGGCTCGCCGATCCTGCCGGCCAACCACATGCCGCTGTCCACCTGGGCGCTGGGCGAGGGGCTGCGCCGGGCCCAGGCCGCCGGGGTGCCGCGGCTGGCGGCGATCCACTTCAACAACTGCTTCAACATGGCCGTGGAGCTGCTGCACACCGTGGCGCCCTATGCGCAGGTGGCCACGGGCTACCCCAACTACAACTTCTTCACCGCCGGGGCGGCCTACCCCGCGGTGTTCCGGCAGTGGCAGCAGGCGGGCAGCGCCTCGGCGCTGCAGGTGGGGCACTGGCTGGCCGACGGCAACCGGGCGGTGCTGGCCGCCAAGGGAAATCACCCGACCGCCGGCTGCGTGATCGAGCTCACGCGCCTGCACGAGATCACCGAGCGGCTCGATGACCTGGCCGATGCGCTGCTGGCGGCGCTGCGCACGCCCGGCGGCATGCTTTCGCGCCAGGCGGTGGTGCAGCACATCCGCCGCGCCATCGTGCAGGCGCAGCAGTACGACACCGAGGCCGGACCCGCGCTGGACACCCCCGACGAGCTGACCGACCTGTACAGCCTGGCGCGCACGCTGATGGACCAGGACTTCGGCCCCTACCGCGTGCACGAGGCCGCGGCCCGGCTGCGCCACGCGCTGCAGGGCATCAAGCGCTACGGCGACAGCGACACCCCCTGGCTGGCCCCCGGGGTGCACTGGGACTTCTCCGAGAAGACGCTGGCGATGAACATCTTCCTGCCCGACCCGCTGCTGCAGGGCCACTGGGACTGGCGCTCGCCCTTCTACCTCGACGTCAATCCCGACCCCACCCTGCCGCGCGTGCAGCCGCACATCATCGACTTCGTCAAGACCACCGACTGGGTGGACTTCCTGATCGAATACCACAAGGGCACCCAGTTCAAGTCGCTGCGCGCCGCGGCCATCCCCGAGTTCCCGGTGTTCAACGAGCGCTACCAGCCGCCCGAGCCGCCGCGGCCGACGCAGGGCGGCGATGACGGCGGCTGCGATCACGGCAAGCCGCCCTCGTCCCGGCGCTGA
- a CDS encoding cation acetate symporter encodes MKRSSRISLALLALAGSSAALAAGADLGQTTKQATNWTAIVMFGIFVLATLWITKWAAAKTKSAADFYTAGGGITGFQNGLAIAGDYMSAASFLGISAAVMASGYDGLIYSIGFLVGWPVITFLMAEKLRNLGKFTFADVAGYRFKQTPIRAFAASGTLVVVAFYLIAQMVGAGSLIKLLFGLDYWMAVVIVGALMMVYVLFGGMTATTWVQIIKAIMLLSGVTFMAFMVLSQFGFSPEALFAKGVLVKAAIAQNGKDAAIAAAMAASAAASSPEAAASAAGALAKANAIDPAKVGLSIMGPGGFIKDPISAISFGMALMFGTAGLPHILMRFFTVPNAKEARKSVFWATTWIGYFYILIFIIGFGAITLVLTNPEFADTAKGTIKAGGANMAAVLVAKVVGGDIFFGFISAVAFATILAVVAGLTLSGASAVSHDLYATVFKKGNADSASELKVSRITTLALGVVAVVLGIAFEKQNIAFMVALAFAIAASANFPVLFLSMLWKGCTTKGAVIGGFLGLISSVGLTIVSPSVWEATLGYPKGSAWFQYSSPALFSMTIGFVGVWLFSILDNSAQAQKERADFDAQQVRSETGLGAAGASGH; translated from the coding sequence ATGAAGCGTAGCTCCCGCATTTCCCTCGCACTGCTCGCCCTGGCGGGCAGCAGCGCGGCGCTGGCCGCAGGTGCAGACCTGGGTCAGACCACCAAGCAGGCCACCAACTGGACTGCGATCGTCATGTTCGGCATTTTCGTGCTCGCCACACTGTGGATCACGAAATGGGCGGCTGCCAAAACCAAGAGTGCGGCCGATTTCTATACCGCCGGCGGCGGCATCACGGGTTTCCAGAACGGTCTGGCGATTGCCGGCGACTACATGTCGGCCGCCTCCTTCCTGGGTATTTCCGCTGCGGTCATGGCCTCTGGCTATGACGGCCTGATCTACTCCATCGGCTTCCTGGTCGGCTGGCCGGTCATCACCTTCCTGATGGCCGAAAAGCTGCGCAACCTCGGCAAGTTCACCTTCGCCGACGTGGCGGGCTACCGCTTCAAGCAGACCCCGATCCGCGCCTTCGCCGCGTCGGGCACGCTGGTCGTGGTGGCGTTCTACCTGATCGCCCAGATGGTCGGTGCCGGCTCGCTGATCAAGCTGCTGTTCGGCCTCGACTACTGGATGGCGGTGGTGATCGTCGGTGCGCTGATGATGGTCTACGTGCTGTTCGGCGGCATGACGGCCACCACCTGGGTGCAGATCATCAAGGCCATCATGCTGCTGTCGGGCGTGACCTTCATGGCCTTCATGGTGCTGTCGCAGTTCGGCTTCTCGCCGGAAGCGCTGTTCGCCAAGGGCGTGCTGGTCAAGGCAGCGATCGCGCAGAACGGCAAGGATGCGGCCATCGCCGCCGCCATGGCCGCGAGCGCGGCAGCGTCTTCGCCTGAAGCCGCCGCCAGCGCCGCAGGTGCCCTGGCCAAGGCCAACGCGATCGATCCGGCCAAGGTGGGCCTGTCCATCATGGGCCCGGGCGGCTTCATCAAGGACCCGATCTCCGCGATCAGCTTCGGCATGGCGCTGATGTTCGGTACCGCCGGCCTCCCGCACATCCTGATGCGCTTCTTCACGGTGCCCAACGCCAAGGAAGCCCGCAAGAGCGTGTTCTGGGCCACCACCTGGATCGGCTACTTCTACATCCTGATCTTCATCATCGGCTTCGGCGCGATCACCCTGGTGCTGACGAACCCCGAGTTCGCCGACACCGCCAAGGGCACGATCAAGGCCGGTGGCGCCAACATGGCGGCGGTGCTGGTGGCCAAGGTGGTCGGTGGCGACATCTTCTTCGGCTTCATCTCGGCAGTGGCCTTCGCGACCATCCTGGCGGTGGTGGCTGGCCTGACCCTGTCGGGCGCCTCGGCGGTGTCGCATGACCTGTACGCCACGGTGTTCAAGAAGGGCAACGCCGACAGCGCCTCCGAGCTGAAGGTCTCGCGCATCACCACCCTGGCGCTGGGTGTGGTCGCGGTGGTCCTGGGCATCGCCTTCGAGAAGCAGAACATCGCCTTCATGGTGGCGCTGGCCTTCGCGATCGCCGCATCGGCCAACTTCCCGGTGCTGTTCCTGTCCATGCTGTGGAAGGGTTGCACCACCAAGGGCGCGGTGATCGGCGGCTTCCTGGGCCTGATCTCGTCGGTGGGCCTGACCATCGTGTCGCCGTCGGTGTGGGAAGCCACGCTGGGCTACCCGAAGGGCTCGGCCTGGTTCCAGTACAGCTCCCCGGCGCTGTTCTCGATGACCATCGGCTTCGTCGGCGTGTGGCTGTTCTCCATCCTGGACAACAGCGCCCAAGCCCAGAAGGAACGTGCCGACTTCGATGCGCAGCAAGTGCGCTCCGAGACCGGCCTGGGTGCCGCTGGCGCCTCCGGCCACTGA
- a CDS encoding DUF294 nucleotidyltransferase-like domain-containing protein — MPSAFHFSISPFDCLNSEERTLVRNSLDIAYFREGAEILTPGAHPEHLFVLIKGYVQQWDGDELVATYGPDDSFDGRALVSGKASSRFVAAEEVVAYQLAKEAVSELIASNATFGALLFSDLSKKLSALAEREGEHELQSLTMARVEEVFIRPAAWVDADDDIVSVVRVFRDKRTTNVMVRDNQTDPPRQGVFTITGLERAVLHGTPLNELKVRELATFKLITVKPKDPLFEALALMIRHKIHRLVVMDGEHIIGFLQQLDLLSFLSNHSYLIMLQILEAQDLATLQTTAEQITRSVTMLHRAGTKVEQIARLVQELNAKLFERAWQLIAPPDLVANSCLFVMGSEGRGEQILKTDQDNGLILRDGYVCEHDLGAVCQRFSDALASFGYPECPGKIMVSNAEWRHPATAFAQRAKGWLLHPSGDNMMALAIFLDAHAVCGDATLLEQVRGELFKLATDNGMLLARFAAAIESFEEGQGWWNKLLSLGGDEANQLDLKKAGTFPLVHGVRALALEARLSQTSTAARIEALVTAEKLPAQMGADLVECLRFFMALKLKTGLQAIVLGKQPGGIRVDKLSSLDRDLLKDALGVVKRFKAMLRTHYRLDVL, encoded by the coding sequence GTGCCGAGCGCTTTTCACTTCTCGATCTCACCCTTTGACTGCCTGAACAGCGAAGAGCGCACCCTGGTGCGCAACAGCCTGGACATCGCCTACTTCCGCGAGGGTGCGGAAATCCTCACCCCCGGGGCCCATCCCGAACACCTGTTCGTGCTGATCAAGGGCTACGTGCAGCAGTGGGACGGCGACGAGCTGGTGGCCACCTACGGGCCGGACGACAGCTTCGACGGCCGGGCGCTCGTGTCGGGCAAGGCCTCCAGCCGCTTCGTGGCGGCCGAGGAGGTGGTGGCCTACCAGCTGGCCAAGGAGGCGGTCAGCGAGCTGATCGCCAGCAACGCCACCTTCGGTGCGCTGCTGTTCTCCGACCTGTCGAAGAAGCTCAGTGCGCTGGCCGAGCGTGAGGGCGAGCACGAGCTGCAGTCCCTGACGATGGCGCGTGTGGAAGAGGTCTTCATCCGCCCGGCCGCCTGGGTGGACGCGGACGACGACATCGTCAGCGTCGTGCGGGTGTTCCGTGACAAGCGCACCACCAACGTGATGGTGCGCGACAACCAGACCGACCCGCCGCGCCAGGGCGTGTTCACGATCACCGGGCTGGAGCGGGCGGTGCTGCACGGCACGCCGCTCAACGAGTTGAAGGTGCGCGAACTGGCAACCTTCAAGCTGATCACGGTGAAGCCGAAGGATCCGCTGTTCGAGGCGCTGGCGCTGATGATCCGCCACAAGATCCACCGCCTGGTGGTGATGGATGGGGAGCACATCATCGGCTTCCTGCAGCAGCTGGACCTGCTGAGCTTCCTGTCCAACCACTCCTACCTGATCATGTTGCAGATCCTGGAGGCCCAGGACCTGGCAACGCTGCAGACCACCGCGGAGCAGATCACCCGCTCGGTCACGATGCTGCACCGTGCCGGCACCAAGGTCGAGCAGATCGCCCGGCTGGTGCAGGAACTCAACGCCAAGCTCTTCGAGCGCGCCTGGCAGCTGATCGCCCCGCCCGACCTGGTGGCCAACTCCTGCCTCTTCGTGATGGGCAGCGAGGGCCGCGGTGAGCAGATCCTCAAGACCGACCAGGACAACGGCCTGATCCTGCGCGACGGCTATGTCTGCGAGCACGACCTCGGCGCGGTCTGCCAGCGCTTCTCGGACGCGCTGGCCAGCTTCGGCTACCCGGAGTGCCCCGGGAAGATCATGGTGTCGAACGCCGAATGGCGCCACCCGGCCACCGCCTTTGCGCAGCGGGCCAAGGGCTGGCTGCTGCATCCCTCGGGCGACAACATGATGGCGCTGGCGATCTTCCTCGACGCCCACGCGGTGTGCGGCGATGCCACGCTGCTGGAGCAGGTCCGCGGGGAGCTCTTCAAGCTGGCCACCGACAACGGCATGCTGCTGGCGCGCTTTGCCGCGGCGATCGAGTCCTTCGAGGAGGGGCAGGGCTGGTGGAACAAGCTGCTGTCGCTGGGCGGCGATGAAGCCAACCAGCTGGACCTGAAGAAGGCCGGCACCTTCCCGCTGGTGCACGGCGTGCGGGCGCTGGCCCTGGAGGCGCGCTTGAGCCAGACCAGCACCGCGGCGCGCATCGAGGCGCTGGTGACGGCCGAGAAGCTGCCGGCGCAGATGGGAGCCGACCTGGTCGAGTGCCTGCGCTTCTTCATGGCGCTCAAGCTCAAGACCGGCTTGCAGGCCATCGTGCTGGGCAAGCAGCCGGGCGGCATCCGGGTCGACAAGCTCTCCAGCCTGGACCGCGACCTGTTGAAGGACGCGCTGGGCGTGGTCAAGCGCTTCAAGGCGATGCTGCGCACGCATTACCGCCTCGACGTGCTGTGA
- a CDS encoding tetratricopeptide repeat protein, with the protein MTRAAHSSLPTGPASGPAHAGAGSAWPSAALVESLVDAALAAHRAGALEELLHRRPRLTRWVERHWLQPLLGAGGDALRGDSGRARAVTWLLRWGLAQLRPDRLPGLTGIDHASWLERTSWRPLLALMCQHGFEAVPDFPQRYRRRADEPVVDNLCGLWAIGPSTLYRALDKGRRQLAAVLRELPCQGADRLSLRAVVDQALAAQWAQQPAQARQDWHQRQATQALVDGDPASAWWHHLQAHDVGACLRVLQRARIELASHPETPALIAALAAEPLTTRERFDLCLAQAALWRIHDAPERERQAYEQALRLADEASDDLLLGAAYGALGKFHEARDADRAFACYQDSADFLRRALEAGGEPVDTRIAEETLQTLTRLAWVFVLRNDPRSRAVLDNAQALRDTAGIAPEVLAALEQTWGEYWRRAGEIRRALEHKHRALNLYERIGDQQSVLKTYGNLALLYGDAKDFPRAIEASQRVLALAERIAVEPETVASTHLNLGATWFWQGRYEQAIQSYTQALQLAERAGLALVVRRAHYNLAEAHFKRFQASDDPADEQRGDTHVAAALAAWPHESDPAHLEAARNLKAEILGPRDDLAYDRLLPQESVAHAEEIAEVHRQRALLAVPGAPAEQVHATLRIARAYLSIAAKEREAAQALIERHGLGDAFAADFAELQQLFSRALTRAQQLADPWQARAGDMLDRPRQAALLQHLLAHGHIHKSAYAQLCSVGPATASKHLAALTERGLLRQTGRGPATRYSLPE; encoded by the coding sequence ATGACCCGCGCCGCTCACAGCTCGTTACCAACTGGCCCGGCCAGCGGACCGGCCCACGCCGGCGCCGGCTCGGCCTGGCCCAGCGCGGCCCTGGTCGAGTCCCTCGTCGACGCTGCCCTGGCGGCGCACCGGGCCGGCGCGCTGGAAGAGCTGCTGCACCGCCGCCCGCGCCTGACCCGCTGGGTGGAGCGCCATTGGCTGCAGCCGCTGCTCGGTGCCGGCGGCGATGCCCTGCGCGGCGACAGCGGGCGCGCCCGGGCGGTGACCTGGCTGCTGCGCTGGGGCCTCGCGCAACTGCGGCCGGACCGCCTGCCTGGGCTCACCGGCATCGACCACGCCAGCTGGCTGGAACGCACCAGCTGGCGTCCGCTGCTGGCGTTGATGTGCCAGCACGGCTTCGAAGCGGTACCCGACTTCCCGCAGCGATACCGGCGCCGCGCCGACGAGCCGGTGGTGGACAACCTCTGCGGCCTGTGGGCGATCGGCCCGAGCACGCTGTACCGCGCCCTCGACAAGGGCCGGCGCCAGCTCGCCGCGGTGCTGCGCGAGCTGCCGTGCCAGGGCGCTGACCGGCTGAGCCTGCGTGCGGTGGTCGACCAGGCCCTGGCCGCGCAGTGGGCACAGCAGCCGGCGCAGGCCCGCCAGGACTGGCACCAGCGCCAGGCCACGCAGGCGCTGGTCGATGGCGACCCGGCCTCGGCCTGGTGGCACCACCTGCAGGCCCACGACGTGGGCGCCTGCCTGCGGGTGCTGCAGCGCGCACGCATCGAGCTGGCCAGCCACCCGGAGACCCCGGCGTTGATCGCTGCGCTGGCGGCCGAGCCGCTGACCACCCGCGAGCGATTCGACCTGTGCCTGGCCCAGGCCGCACTCTGGCGCATCCACGATGCCCCGGAGCGCGAGCGCCAGGCCTACGAACAGGCACTGCGCCTGGCCGACGAGGCCAGCGACGACCTGCTGCTGGGCGCCGCCTACGGTGCGCTGGGCAAGTTCCACGAGGCCCGCGATGCCGACCGCGCCTTTGCCTGCTACCAGGACAGCGCCGACTTCCTGCGCCGCGCCCTGGAAGCCGGCGGCGAGCCGGTCGACACGCGCATCGCCGAGGAAACCCTGCAGACGCTGACCCGGCTGGCCTGGGTGTTCGTGCTGCGCAACGATCCGCGTTCGCGCGCCGTGCTCGACAACGCCCAGGCGCTGCGCGACACCGCCGGCATCGCGCCCGAGGTGCTCGCCGCGCTGGAACAGACCTGGGGCGAGTACTGGCGCCGTGCCGGCGAGATCCGCCGCGCCCTGGAGCACAAGCACCGCGCGTTGAACCTGTACGAGCGCATCGGCGACCAGCAGTCCGTGCTCAAGACCTACGGCAACCTGGCGCTGCTGTACGGCGATGCGAAGGACTTTCCGCGGGCGATCGAGGCCTCGCAGCGGGTGCTGGCGCTGGCCGAGCGCATCGCCGTCGAGCCCGAAACCGTGGCCAGCACCCACCTGAACCTGGGCGCCACCTGGTTCTGGCAGGGGCGCTACGAGCAGGCCATCCAGTCCTACACCCAGGCGCTGCAACTGGCCGAGCGCGCCGGCCTGGCGCTGGTGGTGCGGCGTGCGCACTACAACCTGGCCGAGGCGCATTTCAAGCGCTTCCAGGCCAGCGACGACCCGGCCGACGAGCAGCGCGGCGACACCCACGTGGCCGCGGCGCTGGCCGCCTGGCCGCACGAGAGCGATCCGGCCCACCTGGAAGCCGCTCGCAACCTCAAGGCCGAGATCCTCGGCCCACGCGACGATCTGGCCTACGACCGGCTGCTGCCGCAGGAGTCGGTGGCCCACGCCGAGGAAATCGCCGAGGTGCACCGCCAGCGCGCCTTGCTGGCGGTGCCCGGCGCACCGGCCGAGCAGGTGCACGCCACGCTGCGCATCGCCCGCGCCTACCTGAGCATCGCTGCCAAGGAACGCGAGGCCGCCCAGGCGCTGATCGAGCGCCACGGCCTGGGCGACGCCTTTGCGGCCGACTTCGCCGAGTTGCAGCAGCTCTTCAGCCGGGCCCTGACCCGCGCCCAGCAACTGGCCGACCCCTGGCAGGCCCGTGCCGGCGACATGCTCGACCGCCCCCGCCAGGCCGCGCTGCTGCAGCACCTGCTGGCGCACGGCCACATCCACAAGAGCGCCTACGCACAGCTGTGCAGCGTCGGCCCGGCCACCGCCTCCAAGCACCTGGCCGCGCTGACCGAACGTGGCCTGCTGCGCCAGACCGGCCGGGGCCCGGCCACCCGGTACAGCCTGCCGGAATGA
- a CDS encoding methyl-accepting chemotaxis protein, producing MLQWFTHLRLATKLVVSFCAVLALSLLIGGFSILRLQTIERDLHEITDNWLPSVQLVKEMDAQIAAFRIAELQHVLSKDEASMAQREAEMKQLTDDLAKLEAAYVPLIASPEEQQLWNTNKQAWQGFLAEHGKLLDLSRANRTEEAHALLNGASQKLYANAEDALAQLVKLNEKGAKTSSATAEATVDSARVAIIAALALTIVIGLLLAWRISASLARPIHEAMRFADKVASGDLTTRVEVRSRDEVGQLLESLQGMNDNLARIVTQVRGASDSIATGSSQIASGNADLSQRTEEQAANLEETAASMEQLSATVRNNADTARMAAQLAASAATAATRGGNVVGQVVDTMDAISNSSRRVVDIIGTIDGIAFQTNILALNAAVEAARAGEQGRGFAVVAGEVRTLAQRSADAAKEIKSLISASVEKVEAGAHLVTEAGSAMNDIVAQVKRVNDLIGEISSATQEQTSGIGQVSDAVAQLDQVTQQNAALVEESAAAATSLNHQAQSLVQAVGSFRIHAGAATTQAGHRSAPSLPPARVAAAPRPVATTSPSTPSSTPAAASAPAPARATPAPSPAPVAAGNDDWETF from the coding sequence ATGCTGCAGTGGTTCACCCACCTCCGCCTCGCGACCAAGCTGGTCGTGTCCTTTTGTGCCGTACTGGCGCTGAGCCTGCTGATTGGCGGCTTCTCGATCCTGAGGCTGCAGACGATCGAGCGGGACCTGCATGAGATCACCGACAACTGGCTGCCCAGCGTACAGTTGGTGAAGGAGATGGACGCGCAGATCGCCGCCTTCCGCATCGCCGAACTGCAGCACGTGCTGTCCAAGGACGAAGCGAGCATGGCGCAGCGCGAAGCCGAGATGAAGCAGCTCACGGACGACCTCGCCAAGCTGGAAGCCGCCTACGTGCCACTGATAGCCAGCCCCGAAGAGCAGCAGCTGTGGAACACCAACAAGCAGGCCTGGCAGGGCTTCCTGGCTGAACACGGCAAGCTGTTGGACCTGTCGCGCGCCAACCGCACCGAGGAGGCCCATGCCCTCCTGAACGGCGCGTCCCAGAAGCTCTATGCCAATGCGGAGGACGCGCTCGCCCAGTTGGTCAAGCTCAATGAAAAGGGCGCGAAGACCTCCAGTGCCACGGCCGAGGCGACCGTCGACAGCGCCCGTGTGGCCATCATCGCGGCGCTGGCCCTGACCATCGTGATCGGGCTGCTGCTGGCCTGGCGGATCTCGGCGTCGCTCGCCCGGCCGATCCACGAGGCCATGCGGTTCGCCGACAAGGTGGCCTCGGGCGACCTGACCACGCGTGTCGAAGTGCGCTCGCGTGACGAGGTCGGCCAGCTGCTGGAGTCCCTGCAGGGCATGAACGACAACCTGGCGCGCATCGTCACCCAGGTGCGCGGCGCCAGCGACTCGATCGCCACCGGTTCCTCACAGATCGCCTCAGGCAACGCCGATCTGAGCCAGCGCACCGAAGAGCAGGCCGCCAACCTGGAAGAGACCGCTGCCTCGATGGAGCAGCTCAGCGCCACCGTGCGCAACAACGCCGACACGGCCCGCATGGCCGCACAGCTGGCCGCGTCGGCTGCCACGGCAGCCACCCGCGGCGGCAACGTGGTTGGCCAGGTGGTGGACACGATGGATGCGATCAGCAACAGCAGCCGACGCGTGGTGGACATCATCGGCACGATCGACGGCATCGCCTTCCAGACCAACATCCTGGCGTTGAACGCCGCCGTCGAGGCGGCCCGGGCTGGCGAACAGGGCCGCGGCTTCGCGGTGGTGGCCGGCGAGGTGCGCACACTGGCACAGCGCTCGGCCGATGCGGCCAAGGAAATCAAGAGCCTGATCAGCGCCAGCGTCGAGAAGGTCGAGGCCGGCGCCCACCTGGTCACCGAAGCGGGCAGCGCAATGAACGACATCGTCGCCCAGGTCAAGCGTGTCAACGACCTGATCGGCGAGATCAGCTCGGCCACGCAGGAGCAGACCTCCGGCATCGGCCAAGTCAGCGACGCCGTGGCGCAGCTCGACCAGGTCACCCAGCAGAACGCCGCCCTGGTCGAGGAAAGCGCTGCGGCCGCCACCAGCCTGAACCACCAGGCACAGTCGCTGGTGCAGGCGGTGGGCTCGTTCCGGATCCATGCGGGTGCCGCAACGACGCAGGCCGGCCATCGCAGCGCGCCGAGCCTGCCGCCCGCACGCGTGGCAGCGGCGCCGCGCCCCGTGGCGACGACCTCACCGTCCACCCCGTCATCGACCCCGGCCGCGGCCTCCGCGCCTGCCCCGGCGCGCGCCACCCCCGCGCCCTCGCCCGCCCCCGTGGCGGCAGGCAACGACGACTGGGAAACGTTCTGA
- a CDS encoding DUF485 domain-containing protein: MTDPVVARIQKNPKYQELKQKRNSFGWFLAILMLIVYYGYIALIAFNKGFLAQPIGAGVTSLGVPIGMGVIIFTIVITGIYVRRANNEYDALTAQILAEETK, encoded by the coding sequence ATGACAGACCCTGTCGTCGCACGCATTCAGAAAAATCCGAAGTATCAGGAACTCAAGCAGAAGCGCAATTCATTTGGCTGGTTTCTCGCCATCCTCATGTTGATCGTGTATTACGGCTATATCGCCCTGATCGCATTCAACAAGGGATTCCTGGCCCAGCCGATCGGCGCCGGAGTCACTTCGCTCGGCGTGCCGATCGGCATGGGTGTGATCATTTTCACGATCGTGATCACCGGCATCTACGTGCGTCGTGCCAATAACGAGTACGACGCCCTGACGGCACAAATCCTGGCCGAGGAAACCAAGTGA
- a CDS encoding 3'-5' exonuclease — translation MKWGLKPAWQALRREWMLYHMGDQRFRFMFDAPPENEWVSVDCETTGLNVGRDEIISIGAVRIVGDRILTSQRLELIVKPSKGVSADSIRVHRLREQDVAQGLDPDEAIKQLLHFIGSRPLVGYYLEFDVAMLNKVIFPILGMGLPQPKFEISAMYFEYKNRRLAPHMQSVTNIDLRFATLMDDLGLPLRDAHDAVNDAVMAAMAFTKLRHLNRLA, via the coding sequence ATGAAATGGGGTCTGAAGCCTGCCTGGCAGGCACTGCGGCGCGAGTGGATGCTCTACCACATGGGCGACCAGCGCTTTCGCTTCATGTTCGACGCACCGCCGGAGAACGAGTGGGTGTCGGTGGACTGCGAGACCACCGGCCTGAACGTGGGGCGCGACGAGATCATCTCGATCGGTGCCGTGCGCATCGTCGGCGACCGCATCCTGACCAGCCAGCGGCTGGAGCTGATCGTCAAGCCGAGCAAGGGCGTCTCGGCCGACAGCATCCGGGTGCACCGCCTACGTGAGCAGGACGTGGCGCAGGGGCTGGACCCCGACGAGGCGATCAAGCAGTTGCTGCACTTCATCGGCAGCCGCCCGCTGGTGGGCTACTACCTCGAATTCGACGTCGCGATGCTCAACAAGGTGATCTTCCCGATCCTTGGCATGGGCCTGCCGCAGCCGAAGTTCGAGATCTCGGCGATGTACTTCGAATACAAGAACCGCCGGCTGGCGCCGCACATGCAGAGCGTCACGAACATCGACCTGCGCTTCGCCACGCTGATGGACGACCTGGGCCTGCCGCTGCGAGATGCGCACGATGCCGTCAACGACGCGGTGATGGCCGCGATGGCCTTCACCAAACTGCGCCACCTGAACCGTCTGGCCTGA